One part of the Plasmodium cynomolgi strain B DNA, chromosome 3, whole genome shotgun sequence genome encodes these proteins:
- a CDS encoding cysteine desulfurase (putative) gives MRPSSAAWICLLLRIANYTCYAYHVGRRDLYIGRVPHRMTKLNYENGKPQIDDGVVNYFKRIREEFPFFKRENCPAYFDSAATTQKPACVIRKLTQFYSSENANVHRGIYKMSLDATNSYEQVRKTIKNYINCEREDEIIFTSGTTHGLNLICNMVMDRVIQRRKDEIYLTYLEHHSNIVPWQEQIKKKKKGKIKYIPLKSTGYINIKKLRKKINKNTKIISISHVSNVLGNVQKLSAIIRAVREVKKNIIVIVDAAQSFAHIRYDLKRMEANNCCPDVLIASGHKFCAALGCGFIYLKNTLTRSYKFKPLLYGSNMITTVGKYESEFASSPHLFESGTQNIAGVISMGVAIDFLEKIDQRLLYRYEMYLYDILVYYLGQHLQQGLVQLPGGGAISGSDGSSGSTQSSGVAAGTSRENDQCRLYIHNSRKGKGKKVPILPLWSDQFTSFDLVTFLDFKNVCVRSGHHCASLLLKEFLRIPDCARASLFFYNTPEEVQYLAEQIASVARMLSGMKKWEVR, from the exons ATGCGGCCCTCGAGTGCTGCATGGATTTGCCTGCTGCTACGCATCGCGAATTACACATGTTACGCCTACCACGTCGGTAGGCGTGACCTGTACATAGGCAGGGTGCCCCACCGAATGACCAAGCTGAACTACGAAAATGGGAAGCCGCAAATTGATGACGGCGTTGTGAATTACTTCAAGCGAATTCGGGAGGAATTCCCCTTCTTCAAGAGGGAAAACTGCCCCGCGTACTTCGACAGTGCGGCCACAACGCAGAAGCCGGCCTGCGTCATAAGG AAACTGACCCAGTTTTACTCCAGCGAGAATGCCAACGTCCACCGaggaatttacaaaatgagcCTAGACGCAACGAACAGCTACGAACAAGTGAGgaaaacgataaaaaattacatcaaCTGCGAAAGGGAGgatgaaattatatttacgaGCGGAACGACACACGGACTGAACCTCATTTGCAACATGGTGATGGACCGAGTAAtccaaagaaggaaagacGAAATATACCTGACCTATCTAGAACATCACTCCAATATAGTTCCCTGGCAAGAacagataaaaaagaaaaaaaaaggaaaaataaaatacatccCACTAAAGAGTACAGGATATATAAACATCAAAaagttacgaaaaaaaattaataaaaatactaaaataatttcaataAGTCATGTATCCAATGTGTTAggaaatgtgcaaaaattatCTGCGATTATAAGGGCAGTGAGGGaggtaaaaaagaatataattGTGATTGTAGATGCTGCTCAAAGCTTTGCACACATAAGGTATGACCTGAAACGAATGGAAGCTAATAACTGTTGCCCTGATGTACTTATCGCATCTGGACATAAATTTTGTGCAGCTTTGGGATGTGGttttatttacttaaaaaacaCCTTAACACGTTCATACAAATTTAAACCACTTTTGTACGGAAGCAATATGATAACAACTGTTGGTAAATATGAATCAGAGTTTGCGTCCTCTCCACATCTCTTCGAGTCGGGCACGCAGAACATCGCGGGAGTCATTTCCATGGGGGTCGCAATTGACTTTTTGGAAAAGATCGACCAGCGTCTTCTGTATCGTTACGAGATGTACCTCTACGATATTCTCGTTTATTATTTGGGTCAGCATTTGCAGCAGGGCTTGGTGCAGCTcccgggggggggagcgatCAGCGGTAGCGACGGGAGCAGCGGTAGCACCCAGAGCAGCGGTGTGGCTGCTGGAACAAGCCGCGAGAACGATCAGTGCAGGCTGTACATCCACAACAGCCGAAAGggcaagggaaaaaaagtgcccATATTGCCCCTGTGGTCAGACCAGTTCACCTCCTTCGACCTGGTAACCTTCTtggatttcaaaaatgtttgTGTCCGGTCTGGTCACCACTGCGCATCGCTACTTCTGAAGGAGTTCCTGCGCATCCCCGACTGCGCGCGcgcttcgctttttttttacaacaccCCTGAGGAGGTTCAGTACCTGGCTGAGCAGATCGCGTCCGTTGCGCGAATGCTGAGTGGGATGAAGAAGTGGGAGGTGCGGTGA
- a CDS encoding hypothetical protein (putative) has product MGIPRNSLKIAQSALKVKPTRRSCNPALVKHTARAAVYKKHKGMFKAAEKEIKREGKYLEEESYRTMEPRHFLQVFLVLVKHTFRDVSLVHRWCVELSGRNILSLLKYTCLYGYLHADVLIPLVKKAKNIFFEMLLDITLHECVEILSFLDSIKELEDKTAELRERIHFYEHQFGGTLMVTQYDVKCLVTLAQLSFDRLHVVPFLSVFLNNVHKFSGEDAARLVRLLLASWAAHTGEVACTEGGKHLREEVCTEGGNHLGEAPPPLYTSTCVRGLLSALLPSCPEIISQLTYTEMLILCGALDNNTLPNKNIIKRVATRTCDDLKKVDLPSKHLPPAYVDYLFLITFTLHKYEGYVNSNMVSFLIKTVMETKEEKLEKQIKEELLKLFLQLWVAYPIRSGRKYLDLLIVLNAFSQDSHVRSYLFSMHVVNRISRYIAFFTEKGNLTVHLCEDPVTKEPIC; this is encoded by the exons ATGGGGATCCCCCGCAACAGCCTCAAAATCGCGCAGAGCGCGTTGAAGGTGAAACCAACAAGGAGAAGCTGCAACCCTGCCCTTGTCAAACACACAGCACGAGCAGCAGTATACAAAAAGCACAAAGGGATGTTCAAAGCAGCggagaaggaaataaaaagagaaggaaaatatttagaGGA AGAGTCCTACCGTACCATGGAACCTCGTCACTTTTTGCAAGTATTTCTCGTGCTTGTAAAGCATACTTTCCGAGACGTATCCCTAGTGCACCGG TGGTGTGTCGAACTAAGTGGCAGGAATATCCTGAGCCTACTTAAGTACACATGCCTCTATGGGTACCTCCACGCGGACGTTCTCATCCCCTTGGtgaagaaagcaaaaaatatttttttcgaaatgcTCTTGGATATAACGTTACATGAGTGCGTAGAAATTCTTTCCTTCTTGGATAGTATAAAGGAGTTGGAGGATAAGACTGCGGAGCTGAGGGAGAGGATCCATTTCTACGAACATCAGTTTGGAGGAACCCTCATGGTGACTCAGTACGATGTGAAGTGTCTCGTGACATTGGCACAGCTCTCCTTTGATAGGCTTCAcgttgttccatttttatcagTTTTTCTAAACAACGTGCACAAATTTTCTGGTGAGGATGCCGCCCGGTTGGTTCGCCTGTTGCTGGCGAGTTGGGCCGCACACACGGGGGAAGTAGCCTgcacagagggggggaagcacctAAGGGAAGAAGTCTgcacagagggggggaatcACCTAGGGGAagccccccctcccctctaCACCTCTACCTGCGTGAGGGGACTCCTCTCCGCGCTGCTTCCCTCCTGCCCAGAAATAATCTCCCAGCTAACCTACACAGAAATGCTCATCCTCTGTGGAGCTCTAGACAACAATACACTGCCaaacaaaaatatcattaagAGAGTAGCTACGAGAACCTGTGACGATTTGAAGAAGGTGGACCTCCCAAGTAAGCACCTCCCTCCTGCCTATGTCGACTATCTGTTCCTAATTACTTTCACATTGCACAAGTATGAAGGTTATGTGAATAGCAATATGGTGAGTTTCTTAATAAAGACTGTAATGGAGACGAAGGAAGAGAAGCT CGAGAAGCAAATAAAGGAGGAACTACTCAAACTGTTTCTACAACTGTGGGTAGCCTACCCAATTAGATCGGGAAGGAAATATCTCGACCTGCTAATCGTTCTGAATGCATTTAGTCAAGACTCACATGTGCGGAGCTACCTGTTCAGCATGCATGTCGTGAATCGGATTAGTCGATACATAGCATTCTTTACCGAGAAGGGTAACCTTACGGTGCATCTGTGCGAAGACCCAGTGACGAAAGAACCCATTTGT